A single window of Arcobacter venerupis DNA harbors:
- a CDS encoding cache domain-containing protein: MSKLVKLTAALLLSVTFANAESTQADAKALVDKGVEFCKKVGVTACVEEFNKPDSEFVKDDLYIWANDFDGIITAHPKKPLKGKNMYRYKDRAGNQLFKEFIDKVKADGSGWVDYVWDHPTRGEQTPKTSYVIGIGENQLIGAGVYK; this comes from the coding sequence ATGAGTAAATTAGTTAAGTTAACAGCTGCTTTATTATTAAGTGTTACATTTGCAAATGCTGAGAGTACACAAGCTGATGCAAAAGCATTAGTTGATAAAGGTGTTGAATTTTGTAAAAAAGTTGGAGTTACTGCTTGTGTTGAAGAGTTCAATAAACCTGATAGTGAATTTGTAAAAGATGATTTATATATTTGGGCAAATGACTTTGATGGAATAATCACAGCACATCCTAAAAAACCTTTAAAAGGTAAAAATATGTACAGATATAAAGATAGAGCTGGAAATCAATTATTCAAAGAATTTATTGATAAAGTAAAAGCTGATGGTTCTGGATGGGTTGATTATGTTTGGGATCATCCAACAAGAGGAGAACAAACTCCAAAAACTTCTTATGTTATTGGAATTGGAGAAAATCAGTTAATCGGTGCTGGAGTTTATAAATAA
- a CDS encoding peroxiredoxin, whose translation MLVTKKAPDFTAKAVLADGQIVENFNLYENIGEKGAVLFFYPLDFTFVCPSEIIAFSKRIEDFTSRGVSVIGCSVDSQFSHFAWRETAVENGGIGRVKFPLVADLSKSISRDYDVLFGESVALRGSFLIDADGTVRHAVINDLPLGRNIDEMIRMVDTMLFTNEHGEVCPAGWTKGDEGMKASTSGVAEYLAKNEGKL comes from the coding sequence ATGTTAGTAACAAAAAAAGCTCCAGATTTTACAGCAAAAGCTGTACTTGCAGATGGTCAAATTGTAGAAAATTTTAACTTATATGAAAACATTGGTGAAAAAGGTGCAGTATTATTCTTTTATCCATTAGACTTTACATTTGTTTGTCCATCAGAAATAATTGCATTCTCAAAAAGAATTGAAGATTTCACTTCAAGAGGAGTATCAGTAATTGGTTGTTCAGTTGATTCTCAATTCTCACACTTTGCATGGAGAGAAACTGCTGTTGAAAATGGTGGAATTGGAAGAGTTAAATTTCCATTAGTAGCAGATTTATCAAAATCAATTTCAAGAGATTATGATGTATTATTTGGAGAATCAGTAGCATTAAGAGGTTCATTCTTAATTGATGCAGATGGAACAGTAAGACATGCAGTAATTAATGACTTGCCACTAGGAAGAAATATTGATGAAATGATTAGAATGGTAGATACAATGTTATTTACAAATGAGCATGGTGAAGTTTGTCCTGCTGGATGGACTAAAGGTGACGAGGGTATGAAAGCTTCTACTTCTGGTGTTGCTGAGTATTTAGCTAAAAACGAAGGTAAATTATAA
- the trxA gene encoding thioredoxin translates to MASYIELNQTNIQETINEGVALVDFWAPWCGPCRMIAPVIEQLAQEFEGKAKICKINTEEEQELTQQYQIRSIPTILFFKNGEIVDQLIGATTKAILEEKLNKYL, encoded by the coding sequence ATGGCAAGTTATATTGAATTAAATCAAACAAATATTCAAGAAACAATTAACGAAGGTGTAGCATTAGTTGATTTCTGGGCACCTTGGTGTGGACCTTGTAGAATGATTGCACCTGTAATTGAACAATTAGCACAAGAGTTTGAAGGAAAAGCTAAGATTTGTAAAATAAATACAGAAGAAGAGCAAGAATTAACACAACAATATCAAATTAGATCAATACCAACTATTCTTTTTTTCAAAAATGGTGAAATAGTTGACCAATTAATTGGAGCAACAACAAAAGCGATACTTGAAGAAAAATTAAATAAATATTTATAA
- a CDS encoding P-loop NTPase fold protein gives MEKKENNLHIKKYFDNYLKSEKSEFAVLLTAKWGTGKTFFINEYIEDYKKDSKKEECKFIKISLFGISDLKLIDEKIYQQIHPVLGHKYVKFAGGILKNGVKLGIPNIDFNGDSKSDLNVNFDMKSNFDDYFSKNKSKKKLVFIFDDLERTKLDFRLFLGYINSILEELQYKIIIITDEKKLADKEYIEFKEKVIGKTFELQQEDIHSIIKTFVEEYSNKTKNILNENIETLIDVVCKNNDSINLRIVKQSIMAFEYSFEYLEDKFVENKEFIKQLIKNYFILSKELKARMFNNQEENEKSKIVKCIDILNENEINQHIFTNDIWSDILIKSYLDKDILKANIENTTYFIKKRDEPSWYKLWNFRKLNDDEFNLAFADMKDKFIKNNYTDEIVLFHVIALLIFFYKEKLSEYSIDSIEKQIDINISLLKTKEKWGKKLLNKNNMIYGGFGLGFMNSNDEDFVKMYNKILKENEEYFYNQKVLKDKDELELFLKSIRDGDENYLKSFFSEKYQDIPILKDLDTTKFVNSLYECPNKGIQFLAEILSSRYADNYLYQEQVSYCRFLTNEKDFWINVNELIDNYKYDEKQKIKNYMIRENFNKYIVKNTIEKLNNC, from the coding sequence GTGGAAAAAAAAGAAAATAATTTACATATTAAGAAATATTTTGATAATTATTTAAAATCTGAAAAATCAGAATTTGCAGTTTTATTAACAGCGAAATGGGGGACTGGAAAAACATTTTTTATAAATGAATATATAGAAGACTATAAAAAAGATTCTAAGAAAGAAGAATGTAAATTTATAAAAATAAGTCTTTTTGGTATAAGTGATTTAAAGTTAATTGATGAAAAGATATATCAACAAATACACCCTGTATTAGGTCATAAATATGTAAAATTTGCAGGTGGTATTTTAAAAAATGGAGTTAAATTAGGTATACCAAATATAGATTTTAATGGTGATAGTAAAAGTGATTTAAATGTTAATTTTGATATGAAATCAAATTTTGATGATTATTTTTCTAAGAATAAAAGCAAGAAAAAATTAGTTTTTATTTTTGATGATTTAGAAAGAACTAAATTGGATTTTAGATTATTCTTAGGGTACATTAATTCTATATTAGAGGAACTACAGTATAAAATAATTATTATTACAGATGAAAAAAAATTGGCAGATAAAGAATATATTGAGTTTAAAGAAAAAGTTATTGGAAAAACTTTTGAATTACAACAAGAGGATATACATTCAATAATTAAGACGTTTGTAGAAGAATATTCAAATAAAACAAAAAATATATTAAATGAAAATATTGAAACTTTAATTGATGTTGTATGTAAAAATAATGATTCAATTAATTTAAGAATTGTTAAACAAAGTATTATGGCATTTGAATATTCTTTTGAATATTTAGAAGATAAATTTGTGGAAAATAAAGAGTTTATTAAACAACTGATAAAAAATTATTTTATTTTATCTAAAGAACTTAAAGCTAGAATGTTTAATAATCAAGAAGAAAATGAAAAATCAAAAATAGTGAAATGCATTGATATTCTTAATGAAAATGAAATTAATCAACATATATTTACTAACGATATTTGGTCAGATATTTTAATAAAAAGCTATTTAGATAAAGATATTTTGAAAGCTAATATTGAAAATACAACATATTTTATTAAAAAGCGAGATGAACCTAGTTGGTATAAACTATGGAATTTTAGAAAATTAAATGATGATGAATTTAATTTAGCATTTGCCGATATGAAAGATAAATTTATAAAAAATAACTATACTGATGAAATTGTATTGTTTCATGTTATAGCTCTATTGATATTCTTTTATAAAGAAAAATTATCTGAATATTCTATTGATTCAATCGAAAAGCAAATTGATATAAATATAAGTTTATTGAAAACTAAAGAAAAATGGGGAAAAAAACTTTTAAACAAAAATAATATGATATATGGTGGATTTGGACTTGGCTTTATGAATAGTAATGATGAAGATTTTGTTAAAATGTATAACAAAATATTAAAAGAGAATGAAGAATATTTCTATAATCAAAAAGTTCTGAAAGACAAAGATGAATTAGAATTATTTCTTAAATCAATAAGAGATGGTGATGAAAACTATCTTAAATCATTTTTCAGCGAGAAATATCAAGATATACCAATTCTAAAGGATTTAGATACAACAAAATTTGTTAACTCACTTTATGAATGTCCAAATAAAGGGATACAATTTTTAGCAGAAATTTTATCTTCAAGATATGCAGATAATTATTTATATCAAGAACAAGTAAGCTATTGTCGTTTTTTAACAAATGAAAAAGATTTCTGGATTAATGTAAATGAGTTAATAGATAATTATAAATATGATGAAAAACAAAAAATAAAGAATTATATGATAAGAGAAAATTTTAATAAATATATTGTGAAAAATACAATTGAGAAATTAAATAATTGTTAA
- a CDS encoding pentapeptide repeat-containing protein — MIKIIKKVFNSLNGNKNLTKNTNKESTSIDYSEKEVKVVTFKNKKFSNIENEIKNDLTKFETIKFIDCTFTNCFSDDLIINKNCELIFEKCTIQGEFRHIFCESIIFKDSEIERYYFNNPSEDKIEIKDLLFFNSKIDNLELEGVVLKKQLIKNNNNIKEKFKEIKSLILKNCSIEKNFIIDSSERKKENDSKRFKITELDLTNSTFEENTKVKIQFCDINKAIFYNTKFKDLADFYQSKFEEVDFERTDFEKISVFSESEFNCTLNFKYTKFLGKAIFRDTVVSGELDLRNSIFDDEANFLDITSISRKEYDEKLKDYKFIGEPTDINVANRETARIIKNFYDNSNNIIEANRFYKLEMNKRMDEYKLLKRSDYRTFERFVFWLHKISSNHSQSWFLAFFWIMFFTFTYSAFMNNFKYEYTLIYNEFLSQYFAKIFILICIVIMLSFLVFWKMKNEKNLLYSFLFFSIICLYLAYSYLTQDANLKYFSNSVNPFSIMTGKEELTFWGLVYKTTIAYLIYQLIISIRQNTRRK, encoded by the coding sequence ATGATAAAAATTATAAAAAAAGTTTTCAATTCTTTAAATGGAAATAAAAATCTAACAAAAAATACAAATAAAGAATCAACATCAATAGATTATAGTGAAAAAGAAGTGAAAGTTGTAACATTCAAAAATAAAAAATTTTCTAATATTGAAAATGAAATAAAAAATGATTTGACTAAGTTTGAAACAATTAAATTTATTGATTGTACTTTTACTAATTGCTTTTCAGATGATTTAATAATAAATAAAAATTGTGAGTTAATTTTTGAAAAATGCACTATTCAAGGAGAATTTAGACACATATTTTGTGAATCAATTATTTTTAAAGATTCTGAAATTGAGAGATATTATTTTAATAATCCTTCAGAAGATAAAATTGAAATAAAAGATTTATTATTTTTTAATTCAAAAATAGACAATTTAGAATTAGAAGGTGTTGTTCTTAAAAAACAACTTATAAAAAATAACAATAATATAAAAGAAAAATTTAAAGAAATTAAGTCTCTAATATTAAAAAATTGTTCAATAGAAAAAAATTTCATAATAGATTCATCAGAAAGAAAAAAAGAAAATGATTCTAAGCGATTCAAAATTACTGAATTAGATTTAACTAATTCAACATTTGAAGAAAATACAAAAGTAAAAATCCAATTTTGTGATATAAATAAAGCTATATTTTATAATACAAAATTTAAAGATTTAGCAGACTTTTATCAAAGTAAATTTGAAGAAGTAGATTTTGAAAGAACTGATTTTGAGAAAATATCAGTTTTTAGTGAATCTGAATTTAATTGTACTTTAAATTTTAAATATACTAAATTCTTAGGAAAAGCGATTTTTAGGGATACAGTAGTTTCAGGAGAATTAGATTTAAGAAATTCTATTTTTGATGATGAAGCAAATTTTTTAGATATTACATCAATATCGAGAAAAGAATATGATGAAAAATTAAAAGATTATAAATTTATTGGAGAACCAACTGATATAAATGTAGCCAATAGAGAAACAGCAAGAATCATAAAAAATTTTTATGATAATTCAAATAATATTATTGAAGCTAATAGATTTTATAAATTAGAAATGAATAAAAGGATGGATGAATATAAACTTTTAAAAAGAAGTGATTATCGTACATTTGAAAGATTTGTATTCTGGCTACATAAAATTAGCTCAAATCATTCTCAAAGTTGGTTTTTAGCTTTTTTTTGGATTATGTTTTTTACATTTACATATTCAGCTTTCATGAACAATTTTAAATATGAATATACTTTAATATATAATGAGTTTTTATCTCAATATTTTGCAAAAATATTTATATTAATTTGTATAGTTATAATGTTATCATTTCTTGTTTTTTGGAAAATGAAAAATGAAAAAAATTTACTCTATTCCTTTTTATTTTTTTCAATAATATGTTTATATTTAGCTTACTCATATTTAACACAGGATGCAAATTTAAAATATTTTTCAAATTCAGTAAACCCTTTTTCTATAATGACAGGAAAAGAAGAATTAACATTTTGGGGACTAGTTTATAAAACAACTATCGCTTATTTAATTTATCAATTAATTATTTCAATAAGACAAAACACAAGAAGAAAATAA